A window from Citrobacter amalonaticus encodes these proteins:
- the menH gene encoding 2-succinyl-6-hydroxy-2,4-cyclohexadiene-1-carboxylate synthase, whose product MILHARAKAAQSDSPWLVFLHGFSGDSQEWQPIGERLSGFSRLYIDLPGHGGSAEIRVSGFNDVISLLRDTLFSYNILKYWLVGYSLGGRVAMIAACQEMPGLCGLVVEGGHPGLQSDAERDARRDSDHHWAERFRHDTLTEVFTDWYQQPVFASLNARQREALVALRSQNNGETLAAMLEATSLAVQPDLRAALTARAFPFYYLCGERDSKFCALATELAATRHVIRNAGHNAHRENPAGVVDCLAQILRL is encoded by the coding sequence ATGATCCTGCACGCGCGGGCAAAAGCCGCGCAGTCAGACTCACCCTGGCTGGTTTTCCTGCACGGTTTTTCCGGCGATAGCCAGGAATGGCAACCGATCGGCGAGCGGCTTTCCGGCTTTTCACGCTTGTACATCGATCTGCCTGGTCACGGTGGATCGGCGGAGATCCGCGTCAGCGGATTTAACGATGTGATCAGCTTGCTGCGTGATACCCTCTTTAGTTACAACATACTGAAATACTGGCTGGTGGGATATTCCCTCGGCGGCAGAGTGGCGATGATCGCGGCCTGTCAGGAAATGCCGGGGCTTTGCGGCCTGGTGGTTGAAGGCGGGCATCCGGGACTGCAAAGCGACGCCGAACGCGACGCGCGCCGGGATTCTGACCATCACTGGGCGGAACGTTTTCGCCATGACACGCTGACTGAGGTGTTTACTGACTGGTATCAGCAGCCGGTTTTTGCTTCGCTGAACGCGCGGCAACGAGAAGCGCTTGTTGCACTGCGTAGCCAGAATAACGGCGAAACGCTGGCGGCAATGCTGGAAGCCACTTCGCTGGCGGTCCAGCCTGATTTACGCGCTGCGCTCACCGCGCGCGCCTTTCCGTTTTATTATTTATGTGGTGAACGTGACAGCAAATTCTGCGCCCTGGCGACGGAATTAGCGGCGACCCGCCATGTGATTCGTAACGCCGGACACAATGCGCACCGGGAAAATCCCGCAGGCGTGGTGGACTGTCTGGCTCAGATTCTGCGTCTCTGA